From Rhodospirillales bacterium, the proteins below share one genomic window:
- a CDS encoding TRAP transporter large permease subunit: METELIGLLMVVAMLGGIFVGFPISFVLIFLGIVFGYWGFGKVVFYQLTLQFYSSMMEQTLAAVPLFVFMGVMMEQANLMERLFNSVQKLLAKVRGSLYLAVMFVATIFAAATGIVGASVTILGIMSGKPMIRSNYDVKLSAGLIAAGGTLGILIPPSIMLVVMGPILQVPVTTLFAAAILPGILLAVLFTAYAMIRCWIDPTLGPPLPSEEHLKNLGEAWMEFFKGLVPPALLVLAALGSIIFGIATPTEGAACGAAGALLLCAAYGRLTMENLKDALIKTLEISVLILFLVGASNFFGAVFARLGTPGMLVDFLLNLNLNRYVILAIIMGVIFLLAWPLEWVPIVLIVVPFLIPLIDKLGFDLAWFGILVAVNLQTAWLSPPVALSAYFLKGVVPEWNLGDIYKGMSQFMVLQLLGLVLVVVFPGIALWLPEVLAK; this comes from the coding sequence ATGGAAACTGAACTCATCGGCTTGCTCATGGTCGTCGCCATGCTCGGCGGGATCTTCGTCGGATTTCCCATTTCATTCGTTTTGATTTTCCTGGGAATCGTTTTCGGTTATTGGGGGTTCGGGAAAGTAGTTTTCTACCAGCTCACCCTGCAATTCTACTCGTCCATGATGGAGCAAACGCTGGCGGCCGTGCCGCTGTTCGTATTCATGGGCGTTATGATGGAACAGGCGAACCTGATGGAACGCCTGTTCAATTCGGTTCAGAAGCTTCTCGCCAAGGTACGCGGGTCGCTTTATCTCGCCGTCATGTTCGTCGCGACAATATTCGCCGCGGCGACGGGAATTGTCGGCGCATCGGTCACCATCCTGGGGATCATGTCGGGCAAGCCGATGATCCGCTCGAACTACGACGTCAAGCTTTCCGCCGGGTTGATCGCCGCCGGCGGGACATTGGGCATTCTCATTCCGCCGTCGATCATGCTGGTGGTCATGGGGCCGATCCTCCAGGTTCCGGTGACGACGTTGTTCGCCGCGGCGATCCTGCCCGGCATCCTTCTCGCGGTGCTGTTCACGGCCTACGCCATGATCCGCTGCTGGATCGACCCGACTCTCGGTCCGCCGCTTCCGTCTGAGGAGCATTTGAAGAACCTCGGCGAGGCCTGGATGGAGTTCTTCAAAGGACTGGTGCCGCCGGCGCTGCTGGTTCTGGCGGCGCTGGGAAGCATCATCTTCGGCATCGCGACGCCGACCGAAGGCGCGGCGTGCGGCGCTGCGGGTGCCCTTCTGCTGTGCGCGGCCTACGGGCGCCTGACGATGGAAAACCTGAAGGACGCCCTCATCAAGACGCTCGAGATTTCCGTCTTGATCTTGTTCCTGGTCGGGGCGTCGAATTTCTTCGGCGCCGTGTTCGCCCGGCTGGGCACCCCGGGCATGCTGGTGGATTTCCTGCTGAATTTGAACCTAAACCGCTACGTGATCCTGGCGATCATCATGGGCGTCATTTTCCTGCTGGCTTGGCCCTTGGAATGGGTTCCGATCGTTCTGATCGTGGTGCCCTTCCTGATCCCCCTCATAGATAAACTGGGCTTCGATCTTGCGTGGTTCGGAATCCTGGTTGCCGTGAATCTGCAAACGGCGTGGCTTTCGCCTCCCGTGGCGCTGTCGGCCTACTTTCTGAAGGGGGTGGTTCCGGAATGGAATCTTGGGGATATATACAAGGGCATGTCCCAGTTCATGGTTCTGCAGTTGCTGGGATTGGTCTTGGTGGTCGTATTCCCCGGGATCGCGTTATGGCTGCCCGAAGTGTTGGCTAAGTAA
- a CDS encoding DUF2478 domain-containing protein, protein MADTDAVRLAAIIYERGFTLDSFLASVCGRLSAKGLRLGGLIQVMSGLRGSRAGSIAAIDLRSGRQFNIWEGPGARTSDCRLDERSLVDTVPMVLAAIEERVDLLVVNRFGRAESHGGGLLTCVSAAVSAGIPVLTAVREPYLAPWRAYHGDLAASLGPELDAVMTWCESAAFAASAQTVLPTEALFPKRT, encoded by the coding sequence ATGGCCGACACGGATGCCGTTCGTCTCGCCGCCATTATTTACGAGCGCGGGTTTACCCTCGATTCCTTCCTTGCAAGCGTGTGCGGCCGGCTATCGGCGAAGGGGCTGCGGCTCGGCGGCCTGATCCAGGTTATGTCCGGTCTTCGCGGCTCGCGCGCGGGATCGATCGCGGCAATCGATTTGCGCAGCGGCCGGCAATTCAACATCTGGGAAGGCCCCGGCGCGCGCACGTCCGACTGTCGTCTTGACGAACGTAGCCTGGTCGATACGGTGCCGATGGTTCTGGCGGCCATCGAGGAGCGCGTCGATCTCCTCGTCGTCAATCGTTTCGGCCGGGCGGAATCGCACGGCGGAGGCTTGTTGACATGCGTTTCGGCGGCGGTTTCCGCCGGGATCCCTGTGCTCACGGCCGTGCGCGAGCCGTATCTCGCGCCCTGGCGGGCGTACCACGGCGACCTGGCGGCATCGCTCGGGCCCGAACTTGATGCCGTCATGACGTGGTGTGAATCGGCCGCGTTCGCGGCATCCGCCCAAACCGTGTTGCCAACCGAAGCACTCTTCCCTAAGCGGACCTAA
- a CDS encoding respiratory nitrate reductase subunit gamma — protein sequence MFDVFFFVALPYVAILLLVGGSVYRAFTGFRTIARGRWTWSARGDLLWTTRSSGFFGRASIGPAALALHWGLFILFISHIVGLAGGVAGWPAWVEAFRWAGMFGGVLAFYGMAWALVRRFAIPQLRAMSSAEDYIVLVFLLIIAGLGLYHAAVKMVFGVTYAAAPWFVSLFLLQPDPQLLAGAPLTMKLHIIVAFVFFAYLPFTKLVHAFSFPFSYATRPPISMRSYVGLKK from the coding sequence ATGTTTGACGTTTTCTTTTTTGTCGCACTGCCCTATGTCGCTATTCTTCTGCTCGTCGGCGGTTCGGTCTATCGGGCCTTCACCGGCTTCCGGACCATCGCCCGGGGCAGATGGACCTGGAGCGCGCGCGGCGATCTCTTGTGGACCACTCGGTCATCAGGGTTCTTCGGGCGAGCTTCCATCGGACCGGCGGCACTTGCGTTGCATTGGGGTCTATTCATCCTGTTTATCTCTCACATCGTGGGCCTGGCCGGAGGCGTCGCCGGGTGGCCCGCCTGGGTCGAGGCCTTCCGCTGGGCTGGCATGTTCGGCGGCGTGCTCGCTTTCTACGGGATGGCGTGGGCCCTGGTGCGAAGGTTTGCCATTCCCCAACTGCGTGCGATGAGCAGCGCGGAGGATTACATCGTCCTTGTGTTCCTGCTCATTATCGCGGGTCTTGGCCTCTATCACGCGGCGGTCAAGATGGTGTTTGGCGTCACGTACGCTGCCGCCCCGTGGTTCGTGAGCCTTTTCCTGTTGCAGCCCGATCCTCAGTTGCTTGCCGGCGCTCCGCTGACGATGAAGCTGCACATCATCGTCGCGTTCGTCTTCTTCGCGTATCTGCCCTTCACCAAGCTCGTGCACGCGTTCAGCTTCCCCTTCAGCTACGCCACGCGTCCGCCGATCTCCATGAGGAGTTACGTGGGGTTGAAGAAATAA
- the narJ gene encoding nitrate reductase molybdenum cofactor assembly chaperone — protein MNEAGEVLREAYGCIAELWCSPRDVDRAALEKRTTGAVAQLQAADAEAAALLSRFLGNPVSEEEYVELFELDPRCPLYVGSHVFEEPKTCAKAGLSERNGYMIELLGVYRHMGLSPDRSEMPDYLPLMVEFLFLSAGSQDPVREKLIKEYMLPYLPRIRSKLDQLNTPYAGLLEALERVLRIDIAQAREVSHV, from the coding sequence ATGAATGAAGCGGGCGAAGTGCTGCGGGAGGCCTACGGCTGCATCGCCGAGCTATGGTGCAGCCCGCGCGACGTCGACAGGGCGGCCCTCGAAAAGCGCACCACGGGAGCGGTCGCGCAGTTGCAGGCTGCGGACGCTGAAGCGGCCGCCCTGCTCTCGCGGTTCCTGGGCAACCCCGTGTCCGAAGAAGAGTATGTCGAACTGTTCGAACTCGATCCCCGGTGCCCGCTCTATGTGGGGAGCCACGTTTTCGAGGAGCCGAAGACCTGCGCCAAGGCCGGCCTTTCGGAAAGGAACGGCTACATGATCGAGCTGCTCGGCGTCTACCGGCACATGGGGCTCTCCCCGGATCGCAGCGAGATGCCCGATTACCTGCCACTGATGGTGGAGTTCCTCTTCCTTTCAGCCGGTTCGCAGGATCCCGTCCGGGAGAAACTCATCAAGGAGTACATGTTACCCTACCTGCCGCGGATTCGCTCCAAGTTGGACCAATTGAATACGCCCTACGCGGGGCTGCTGGAGGCGCTGGAGCGGGTGCTGCGGATCGACATCGCCCAGGCGCGAGAGGTGAGCCATGTTTGA